In Acropora palmata chromosome 7, jaAcrPala1.3, whole genome shotgun sequence, one genomic interval encodes:
- the LOC141885874 gene encoding uncharacterized protein LOC141885874 has translation MMVIFHALDLSLPDHCMFWAACNLAFFGFLRSAEFTVPNLASFSPSIHLGLDVVAIDSMSSPSCLRLRIKASKTDPFRKGIFLHIGRGEFPLCAIRSLLAYLTLRGNAPGPLFLFRDGWPLTRALLTSWLHDILSSAGIQGNFSSHSFRTGAATVAARNGIPDHQIQALGQWTSSAYLSYIRTPAESLSQLSKQLSRSAAR, from the coding sequence ATGATGGTGATTTTTCATGCTTTGGACTTGAGCCTTCCAGACCATTGTATGTTTTGGGCAGCCTGTAACTTGGCCTTTTTCGGTTTCCTGCGCTCAGCGGAGTTTACCGTACCAAACCTGGCTAGCTTTTCGCCCTCGATCCATTTGGGACTCGATGTTGTTGCCATAGATTCCATGTCATCACCATCATGCTTACGGCTTCGCATCAAGGCCTCTAAAACCGATCCATTTCGCAAGGGCATTTTTCTGCATATTGGCAGGGGCGAGTTCCCACTTTGTGCAATTCGCTCTCTACTGGCTTATTTAACCCTGAGGGGCAATGCTCCAGGCCCTTTATTTCTGTTTCGGGACGGATGGCCTTTAACTCGTGCCTTACTCACCTCGTGGTTGCATGACATCTTGTCTTCGGCGGGTATCCAGGGCAACTTCTCCAGCCACAGCTTCCGCACTGGAGCCGCCACAGTCGCAGCTAGGAACGGTATTCCAGATCATCAAATTCAAGCCTTGGGGCAATGGACCAGCTCAGCTTATTTATCGTACATTCGCACTCCAGCAGAGTCATTATCTCAGTTGTCTAAGCAGCTTTCACGGTCAGCTGCTCGTTAA
- the LOC141885871 gene encoding uncharacterized protein LOC141885871, translated as MHYLDDFITAGPADSLHCAQNLQTSLAVCHSLGLPLHPDKCIGPSTRLVVLGIELDSLDQTVRLPAEKLMALQELIHSWQNRRWCNRRQLESLIGHLHHAAKVVWPGRTFLRHMLDLLCCFRTRDHPIRLSSEFRLDLQWWHDFLISWHGVSLWLFPGMSAPTDVEVTSDAAGSLGFGAFYNNEWFSGAWVPSQADQSITYKELFPVVVASHIWGSQWSRRHVLFRSDNEAVVHILLARTSKVPCIMQLLCHLLSAAARFNFTFTSQHIPGVHNNIADALSHFHWQEFQRLAPMAHPHPVPIAPQLWELLIPLP; from the coding sequence ATGCACTACCTGGACGATTTTATCACAGCTGGCCCGGCTGATTCTCTGCATTGCGCTCAAAATTTACAAACTTCGCTGGCCGTGTGTCATTCCCTTGGCCTTCCCCTTCACCCCGACAAATGCATTGGCCCGTCCACTCGTTTGGTAGTCTTGGGAATTGAGCTTGACTCCCTGGATCAGACCGTCCGTCTCCCAGCCGAGAAACTGATGGCGTTACAAGAGTTGATCCACTCCTGGCAGAACCGACGGTGGTGTAACAGACGCCAACTAGAGTCCCTGATTGGCCATCTCCACCATGCTGCAAAAGTAGTTTGGCCGGGTCGCACTTTTTTGCGCCATATGCTGGATCTTCTCTGCTGCTTCCGCACTCGCGACCATCCTATTCGCCTGAGTTCTGAATTTCGGCTGGATCTTCAGTGGTGGCATGATTTTCTGATATCATGGCATGGAGTAAGCCTGTGGTTGTTCCCAGGGATGTCCGCTCCCACAGATGTAGAAGTGACGTCGGATGCAGCAGGCTCCCTGGGTTTTGGGGCATTTTACAATAACGAATGGTTCAGTGGTGCCTGGGTGCCTTCCCAGGCTGATCAGTCCATCACTTACAAGGAATTGTTTCCTGTTGTGGTGGCTTCTCATATATGGGGCTCGCAGTGGTCAAGGCGACACGTTCTTTTTCGGTCCGATAACGAGGCCGTAGTACACATATTGCTTGCCAGGACGTCGAAGGTCCCATGCATTATGCAGCTTCTCTGTCATTTACTCTCTGCTGCTGCTCGCTTTAACTTTACTTTCACTTCACAGCATATACCCGGCgttcataataatattgctgATGCTCTTTCCCACTTTCATTGGCAGGAGTTCCAGCGTTTGGCACCCATGGCACATCCTCACCCAGTTCCAATCGCTCCTCAACTCTGGGAGCTTTTGATCCCTCTACCCTAG